The DNA window CGACGGTCCCAGTCGATCAATTGTCTGGTTGAAGGCTTTCGTGTCACGGTGAACGAGTTGCAGAGAGGAGCGGATGGCCTGGGGCAGCAAAAAGAGCCAGCTCATCATCTCATGCGCGTGTTAATAGATATGAGTCATACGCTCTTGTTGTCTTCTCCCTCCGAGCGGCGCGTGATTATAGAGGCGGGCGATCTCTTTGACAACCTGGGAGGCAGTTACTATAATGAACCGATTTTACGAATGAGCTCGGATTTGCAAAGCCTTATACGCAATTTTTCCATAATCGCTCATATCGATCACGGCAAATCAACCCTCGCTGACCGGTTCCTAGAAGCTACTGGCGCAGTCACTGCTCGAGAAGCCAAAGATCAGATCCTCGATGCCATGGACCTCGAGCGGGAACGTGGCATTACGATCAAGGCCCATGCAGTGGCCATCCGGTACAAGGCTCAGGACGGGAAGACGTACGCGTTGCATTTGATCGATACGCCGGGGCATGTCGATTTTACGTATGAAGTCTCCCGGAGCTTGGCGGCATGTGAAGGGGCGCTCTTGTTGGTCGATGCCACTCAGGGCGTACAGGCGCAGACGATTGCCAATGTGAATTTGGCGATGGCCAACAACCTCACGATTATTCCGGTCATTAATAAGATTGATTTGGCCAGTGCCGATGTTGAGGGAACGAAACATTCGATCTCGGAGGTGCTGCAGCTCGAGGCTGCCGATGCCCTGCCTATCAGTGCCAAGGACGGCAAAGGCGTATCGGAGGTACTGGAAGCGGTCATCGCGCGAATCCCTCCTCCATCCGGTGATCCGCTGGCCTCGCTGAAGGCGCTCATCTTCGACTCATGGTTCGACAATTATCAGGGTGTGATCGTCCTGGTGAGGCTGGTCGATGGAACCATCCGACCAGGAATGAAGATTAAAGTCATGTCGAATGATCGGACATTTGAAGTCATGGAAGTGGGACAATTCACCCCCAAACGGACGAAGAAGATCGAACTGCTGACGGGGGAGGTCGGGTATCTCTGTGCCAACATGAGAGAAGTCGCCGATGTCAAGATCGGCGACACCCTCACGGATGCCGCGACCCCCACCGCCGCGCCGTTTCCGGGGTACAAAGAAGTCAAGCCGTTGGTATTTTGTGGGCTGTACTCAACGGACACCGCCAAGTACGAGGACTTGCGGGACGCTCTCGTCAAACTTCGGCTCAACGACTCGTCGTTCGTCTACGAGCCGGAAACATCGCTGGCGCTCGGCTTCGGCTTCCGTTGTGGTTTCCTAGGTTTGCTGCACATGGAAATCATCCAGGAGCGGTTGGAACGGGAGTACGGTCTAACGCTGATTACCACCGCGCCGACCGTGGTGTATCACGTCACCACGACGAAGGGCGATAAGGTGGAGATCGACAACCCAGCCGAATTGCCTTCTCCCAATAACATCACCTCGTTTGAAGAACCGTTTATTCTCGCGACGGTCCTTACCCCAGAACGATATATGGGGCCCATTCTTCAGCTCTGCCAGGAGCGGAGGGGCATTCAGCGCAGTCTACAGTTTCTCGATCCCACCCGCGTGATGATCAGTTATGAACTGCCGCTGAATGAGGTGATTCTGGATTTTTACGACAAGTTGAAGTCCAGAACCCAAGGATATGCCTCGTTGGACTATGAAGTACTCGGATACCGAGAGTCCGATCTGGTGAAGATCGACATCCTGCTCAACGGAGAAGCGGTGGACGCCCTGTCCTTCATCACGCATCGCGAACGTTCGTACCATCGTGGTCGTCAAATGGCTGAGAAAATGAAAGAATTGATTCCCCGGCAGATGTTTGAGATCGCCATTCAGGCGGCGATTGGGAACAAGATCATTGCCCGTGAAACCATCGGAGCGATGAAAAAGAACGTGACGGCGAAGTGTTACGGTGGCGATATTACACGGAAACGGAAGTTGCTGGAAAAGCAAAAAGAAGGGAAAAAACGGATGAAGGCGGTCGGCAGTGTCGATGTCCCACAGGAAGCGTTCCTGGCGATCTTGAGAGTCGGAGAGGAATGAGCCTCGACCAGAATCAGAGGAATGCGGAGAAGCTGTCAGGCTCCCCTCGAGGAGGAGAGCAGGCCTCGCTTTCCGGAACCAAGATGGTTGGCAACGCGGATCACACAGGTCGCAAGTCCATCGTCCGGGAGTATGCGGAGGCGATCATCGTGGCCATGCTGTTGGCGTTTGCCATCCGCGTGTTCGTCGTGCAGGCATTTAAGATTCCATCAGGGTCGATGATTCCCACCTTGCTGATCGGCGATCACATTTTGGTCAGCAAACTCTCCTATGGCCTTCAGTGGCCGACGGACTGCAAGCTGCAATGGAATTTTCCCCCGGTCAATTGCTACACGTCCGAAACGGTCGTAACCTTCAGCAAGCCGCAACGGGGCGACATCATCGTGTTTCGGTTTCCCGAGGATGAAGAGAAAGACTTCATCAAGCGTATTGTCGGGCTGCCGGGGGATACCGTACAGCTTCGGAACAAGGTCGTGCTCGTGAACGGCCAGCCGCTCGACGACAAGACCTTTACGCAGCGAATCGACCCAGGCGTGATCGATGGTACGATCAACCCCCGCGATAATTTCGGACCGGTGACTGTGCCGGATGGATCGTACTTCGTCATGGGTGACAATCGCGACCAAAGTTTGGACAGTCGGTTCTGGGGATATGTGCGGGAAGAAAAGATCCGCGGGAAGGCGTTTCGTGTCTATTGGTCTTGGAATGGGCAGGGGAATTGGACGGAGTGGGTCAGGTGGGACCGATTCGGCAAGGCGATTCAGTAAAGAAAAACCGTCATGCTTCTCTTCCGGGAGAGGACTCGAATGAGAAGCGTGACGTTCCATCGGCCAAAGCACTTCGACAGTACCTTCAACGATTTCCACAGGCATCGGTCCTCGTTGTCGGCGACCTCATTCTCGATCACTATGTGATGGGGCGAGTCAGTCGGATCTCTCCGGAAGCGCCGGTTCCGGTGGTCCATGTCGAATCGGAATCGCTCCGGCTCGGCGGGGCGGCCAACGTATTCAACAATATCTTGGCGCTGGGGGGAAAGGCCGATCTCTGCGGTGTGATTGGGTCGGATGAAAGCGGGCGCCTTCTGATGAAGGAGCTCGGCAACAAACGATCAAGCCGTGGGGGGGTGGTGATCGATCAGGATCGCCCGACGACCAGGAAAAGTCGGGTCATCGCGCATAGCCAGCAGATCGTGCGGTATGACATCGAGGGACGAAGCGAGCTAAGAACAGCGCTGCGTCAAAAGATGCTCCGGTATGTGGAGTCGCGGATTCGGGACTTGTCCTGCGTGGTGGTGTCGGACTATGCCAAGGGAGTCGTGTCGTCGGCGCTCATGTCCGAAATCACACGGCTTGCTGCCTTGCGAAAAGTTCCGGTCATCGTCGATCCGAAAGTTGAACATTTCAGCTACTACAAAGGTGTCACCGTCCTTACACCGAATCATCTGGAGGCGGCTCAAGCCTCCGGGTTGCACGGCGACGGCGACCAGACGATCGACGAAGCCGGGGCGATGATTCGGCAGCGTCTTGGGTGCCGGTCCGTCCTGATTACGCGCGGTGAAAAGGGCATGAGCTTGTACGAGGGCGACGGCGCATCGTGGCATTTGCCCACGAAGGCTCGGCAGGTCTACGACGTCACCGGTGCAGGGGATACGGTCATTGGGACGCTGGCGCTGGCGATTTCGGCCGGCGCCAGCATCAAGGCCGGAGCGGTCATGGCCAACTATGCAGCCGGGATCGTGGTAGGAATGGTCGGCACCGCAACTGTCTCGCCCAAACAGTTGTCCGAGGCCTTTGGAGATGCCTAGCGCGTCACGGTCAGTCACAGTTGTGAT is part of the Nitrospira sp. genome and encodes:
- the rfaE1 gene encoding D-glycero-beta-D-manno-heptose-7-phosphate kinase; amino-acid sequence: MGPIRQGDSVKKNRHASLPGEDSNEKRDVPSAKALRQYLQRFPQASVLVVGDLILDHYVMGRVSRISPEAPVPVVHVESESLRLGGAANVFNNILALGGKADLCGVIGSDESGRLLMKELGNKRSSRGGVVIDQDRPTTRKSRVIAHSQQIVRYDIEGRSELRTALRQKMLRYVESRIRDLSCVVVSDYAKGVVSSALMSEITRLAALRKVPVIVDPKVEHFSYYKGVTVLTPNHLEAAQASGLHGDGDQTIDEAGAMIRQRLGCRSVLITRGEKGMSLYEGDGASWHLPTKARQVYDVTGAGDTVIGTLALAISAGASIKAGAVMANYAAGIVVGMVGTATVSPKQLSEAFGDA
- the lepB gene encoding signal peptidase I, which translates into the protein MSLDQNQRNAEKLSGSPRGGEQASLSGTKMVGNADHTGRKSIVREYAEAIIVAMLLAFAIRVFVVQAFKIPSGSMIPTLLIGDHILVSKLSYGLQWPTDCKLQWNFPPVNCYTSETVVTFSKPQRGDIIVFRFPEDEEKDFIKRIVGLPGDTVQLRNKVVLVNGQPLDDKTFTQRIDPGVIDGTINPRDNFGPVTVPDGSYFVMGDNRDQSLDSRFWGYVREEKIRGKAFRVYWSWNGQGNWTEWVRWDRFGKAIQ
- the lepA gene encoding translation elongation factor 4; the protein is MRVLIDMSHTLLLSSPSERRVIIEAGDLFDNLGGSYYNEPILRMSSDLQSLIRNFSIIAHIDHGKSTLADRFLEATGAVTAREAKDQILDAMDLERERGITIKAHAVAIRYKAQDGKTYALHLIDTPGHVDFTYEVSRSLAACEGALLLVDATQGVQAQTIANVNLAMANNLTIIPVINKIDLASADVEGTKHSISEVLQLEAADALPISAKDGKGVSEVLEAVIARIPPPSGDPLASLKALIFDSWFDNYQGVIVLVRLVDGTIRPGMKIKVMSNDRTFEVMEVGQFTPKRTKKIELLTGEVGYLCANMREVADVKIGDTLTDAATPTAAPFPGYKEVKPLVFCGLYSTDTAKYEDLRDALVKLRLNDSSFVYEPETSLALGFGFRCGFLGLLHMEIIQERLEREYGLTLITTAPTVVYHVTTTKGDKVEIDNPAELPSPNNITSFEEPFILATVLTPERYMGPILQLCQERRGIQRSLQFLDPTRVMISYELPLNEVILDFYDKLKSRTQGYASLDYEVLGYRESDLVKIDILLNGEAVDALSFITHRERSYHRGRQMAEKMKELIPRQMFEIAIQAAIGNKIIARETIGAMKKNVTAKCYGGDITRKRKLLEKQKEGKKRMKAVGSVDVPQEAFLAILRVGEE